In a single window of the Thermofilum uzonense genome:
- a CDS encoding TldD/PmbA family protein, producing MKEQLLEIGKKVVEKALSMGFDEAAVDVRSTDSLMVKFANSEPSVIQNWGSTEIGVYVTKNQRILGTSAPVSSLDDAYKILSNLYTMHTQLPQSMLYAPLPEPKKPDPLPGLVDKHLIDAINEPSNVSEAIVEAVNRYKIDSFAGMFQATHERRALVNSKGAELFEEGTFMKMYIRAFAGEGSGQWSLGSRKLKIKEVEHVAETAADFAFRSRVQEEVPPGRYNILLSPMVAGNFFNYIADMALAHSVLMGSSIFMNSKPGDKVAAEKLTIEDTPRNAELPGSTSFDDEGIPTYDKPIIEKGVLKTLLHNTKTAAKFGSQTTGNAGLIFPRLWSLTVHRGDYKFEELLSEMKNGLIVTNNWYTRLQNYVEGIFSTITRDAIFIVKNGEIVGAAKKMRIADSFPRLLQNIIALGDTQYDMYWWEVDTPTRTPYILVKDLGTSKHTA from the coding sequence ATGAAAGAACAGCTGTTAGAGATAGGGAAAAAAGTTGTTGAGAAAGCTTTGTCAATGGGATTTGATGAAGCAGCCGTTGACGTAAGGTCTACAGACAGCCTAATGGTTAAATTCGCTAATAGTGAGCCGAGTGTAATCCAGAATTGGGGCTCCACGGAGATAGGGGTTTATGTAACAAAGAATCAGAGAATCCTAGGGACGAGTGCACCCGTAAGCTCCCTCGACGACGCATACAAGATACTCTCGAATCTTTACACTATGCATACACAGTTGCCGCAAAGCATGCTGTATGCACCTCTACCCGAGCCCAAGAAGCCTGATCCTCTTCCAGGTCTTGTAGATAAGCACTTGATAGACGCCATAAATGAGCCTTCAAATGTCTCAGAAGCTATTGTGGAGGCCGTAAATAGATACAAGATCGACAGCTTTGCAGGCATGTTTCAGGCTACCCACGAAAGGAGGGCACTTGTGAATAGCAAGGGCGCAGAGCTCTTCGAGGAGGGAACATTCATGAAAATGTACATCCGGGCATTTGCGGGTGAGGGCTCAGGTCAATGGTCTCTCGGCTCGCGGAAGCTGAAGATAAAGGAAGTCGAGCACGTCGCAGAAACCGCTGCAGACTTTGCGTTCCGGTCACGAGTTCAGGAGGAGGTCCCACCAGGAAGATATAACATCCTCCTTTCGCCCATGGTGGCTGGAAATTTCTTCAACTACATAGCTGACATGGCTCTAGCTCACAGTGTGTTGATGGGAAGTTCTATCTTCATGAACTCCAAGCCTGGAGACAAAGTAGCAGCTGAGAAACTGACCATCGAGGATACTCCACGGAATGCCGAGCTTCCTGGGTCTACCTCGTTTGACGATGAGGGTATACCCACCTATGATAAGCCAATAATCGAGAAGGGTGTTCTGAAGACACTCTTACATAATACGAAGACTGCCGCGAAGTTCGGGTCTCAGACCACTGGGAACGCTGGTTTAATATTCCCGCGTCTATGGTCGCTTACAGTTCACAGGGGCGATTACAAGTTCGAGGAGCTTCTCAGTGAGATGAAGAACGGTCTAATAGTTACGAACAACTGGTATACGCGATTACAGAATTATGTTGAAGGAATCTTTTCTACCATAACCCGGGACGCCATATTCATAGTCAAAAATGGAGAAATAGTGGGAGCAGCCAAGAAGATGAGGATAGCTGACTCGTTCCCGCGGTTACTTCAAAACATTATTGCTCTCGGGGACACCCAGTACGACATGTACTGGTGGGAGGTCGATACCCCAACTAGAACTCCCTATATCCTTGTAAAGGATCTCGGGACAAGCAAGCATACAGCGTAA
- a CDS encoding transglutaminase-like domain-containing protein gives MFRKVCLLILLLVLVIPRLEVGISETGLKESSKVTYTITGRFLLMNNNNVSVNDYVYISLPQNTTFQRSFVMNIEPKPIRFQVDEDGNVFAVTYIVAKPGEKIWINVTYRVTVTGYSIDPSASRGVWPNFNILKRYTRSTRYWDIYNTTIVKLAYDAAYSDTPLKTVQRLASWVVSRVNYQVNLGRSGSDHALIYTPRGYRIQGDCVEVADVFITMARSLGIPARGAYGFLLTSYKEHMWLNMSTVAEEGDAILNHWGGHMWPEVYVEPYGWIDVDMLDGMTTNVGLFSARHVIFGFEETKYYGATLTSSCIPSYMSLEYIDYVFDGELG, from the coding sequence TTGTTCAGGAAAGTTTGCTTGCTGATACTTCTATTAGTACTAGTAATACCTAGGCTTGAAGTTGGGATCAGTGAAACTGGATTAAAGGAGTCTTCTAAAGTAACTTATACTATCACGGGACGATTCCTACTCATGAACAATAACAATGTATCCGTTAACGATTATGTTTACATCTCCCTACCACAGAATACCACGTTTCAGAGAAGCTTTGTAATGAACATTGAACCCAAGCCCATCAGATTCCAGGTAGATGAGGATGGGAACGTTTTCGCTGTAACCTATATAGTAGCCAAGCCAGGGGAAAAAATATGGATAAACGTGACGTACAGGGTCACAGTCACTGGTTACTCAATAGACCCCTCAGCAAGCAGGGGTGTATGGCCGAACTTTAATATTCTTAAAAGGTATACAAGGTCCACCAGATACTGGGACATCTACAACACGACAATTGTAAAGTTAGCTTACGACGCGGCTTATAGTGACACCCCCCTAAAAACAGTCCAGAGGCTTGCAAGCTGGGTTGTGAGTAGAGTTAACTATCAGGTGAACCTTGGAAGGAGTGGCAGCGACCACGCATTAATTTACACGCCGAGAGGTTACAGGATTCAGGGCGACTGTGTAGAGGTTGCCGACGTCTTCATTACCATGGCTAGATCACTGGGAATTCCCGCTAGGGGCGCCTACGGCTTCCTGCTAACAAGCTACAAGGAGCACATGTGGCTCAACATGAGTACAGTTGCTGAGGAGGGAGACGCTATTCTAAACCATTGGGGTGGTCACATGTGGCCCGAGGTCTACGTGGAACCTTATGGATGGATAGATGTGGATATGCTTGACGGAATGACTACAAACGTGGGGTTGTTCAGTGCAAGACACGTAATCTTCGGCTTCGAGGAAACTAAATACTATGGCGCTACGCTGACGAGTAGCTGTATACCGAGCTATATGAGCTTGGAGTATATCGATTATGTATTCGATGGTGAGCTAGGATGA
- a CDS encoding TldD/PmbA family protein — protein MTWKYEDLVLLAVEKGSSLGAQYVEARYHKHSRSSLAARNGEIIGAESSVSEGVAVRVIAGGALGFASTNVLTREGVQDAVQKAVRKAQAHSKLMKNPVEYSHERLGRATYEVNELVPFENTSVEEKVSYIKDLWKQVSSSISTARVATLTTWIGESLEEKVIANSDGAFIRSRIPRLSLGYNIVVTLPSKGTIQRFFSHAGSGGYELLKKWNVIGYLPEDTRKFEQIILEAKSPPTDKPVDVVVGSEIVGLMVHESSGHPSEADRILGREAAQAGKSFIKPNMIGERIGSEYATVIDDPTIPGSNGFYLYDDEGVPARPRYLYKEGKINEFLHNRWTAKVFGVSSNAAARAMNYESEPIIRMANTYFKPGDHTFEELVEGVKFGVYIKSYMEWNIDDERWSQRYGGLEAYLIENGELRHLVKNPVLELTTKTFYSSVDAADKNLEFYAGTCGKGEPMQGVPVWFGGPNVRIRNVLLRVIA, from the coding sequence ATGACGTGGAAGTACGAGGATCTCGTTCTCTTGGCTGTTGAAAAAGGCTCTTCTCTAGGCGCTCAATACGTTGAGGCGCGGTATCACAAGCATTCACGAAGCAGCCTTGCCGCGAGAAACGGAGAGATAATAGGCGCGGAATCCTCGGTCAGTGAGGGAGTAGCCGTACGTGTAATTGCGGGGGGCGCGCTGGGCTTTGCCTCTACAAACGTGCTTACCAGGGAGGGGGTTCAAGATGCCGTGCAAAAAGCTGTACGGAAGGCCCAGGCACACTCCAAGCTTATGAAGAACCCTGTTGAGTATTCTCACGAGAGGCTTGGACGAGCCACTTATGAGGTAAATGAGCTTGTGCCCTTCGAGAACACCTCTGTCGAAGAAAAAGTATCCTATATTAAAGACCTATGGAAACAAGTGAGCTCATCTATCTCTACTGCGCGTGTTGCAACTCTAACTACATGGATTGGCGAAAGCCTGGAGGAGAAAGTTATAGCAAATAGCGACGGTGCTTTTATAAGGAGCAGGATTCCCCGACTGTCACTCGGTTACAATATTGTTGTCACTCTACCCTCGAAGGGCACTATTCAAAGGTTTTTCTCCCATGCTGGCTCAGGGGGATACGAGCTTCTCAAGAAGTGGAACGTGATAGGATATCTACCAGAAGATACAAGGAAGTTTGAGCAGATAATCTTGGAGGCTAAGTCTCCTCCAACAGATAAACCTGTCGACGTGGTGGTGGGGAGCGAGATCGTAGGCCTCATGGTCCACGAGAGCTCCGGGCACCCAAGCGAGGCTGACAGGATCCTGGGTAGGGAGGCTGCACAGGCGGGTAAGAGCTTCATAAAGCCGAACATGATAGGTGAGAGAATAGGGAGCGAGTATGCTACTGTGATAGACGACCCTACAATACCGGGTAGCAATGGATTCTACCTGTATGACGATGAAGGTGTTCCCGCCAGACCACGTTATCTTTACAAGGAGGGAAAGATAAACGAATTTCTCCACAACAGGTGGACAGCCAAGGTTTTCGGAGTTAGTAGTAATGCCGCCGCAAGGGCGATGAACTATGAGAGCGAACCTATCATAAGAATGGCCAATACTTACTTTAAGCCGGGAGACCACACGTTTGAGGAGCTCGTGGAGGGGGTGAAGTTTGGCGTTTACATAAAGAGCTACATGGAGTGGAACATCGATGACGAGAGGTGGAGCCAAAGGTATGGCGGCCTTGAAGCCTACCTCATCGAGAACGGTGAGTTGAGGCACCTAGTTAAGAATCCTGTTCTCGAGTTGACGACAAAAACCTTTTACAGCAGTGTAGACGCTGCGGACAAGAACCTAGAGTTCTACGCCGGCACATGTGGGAAGGGAGAGCCCATGCAGGGCGTACCAGTTTGGTTTGGAGGACCGAATGTTAGAATTAGGAATGTCTTGTTAAGGGTGATAGCCTGA